A genomic segment from uncultured Marinifilum sp. encodes:
- a CDS encoding acyl-CoA thioesterase, translating to MKNYIYSLALKVRDYECDIQGVVNNSVYQNYLEHARHEFLESIGGNFKKLHEEGIDAMVSRIEIDYKTSLTSGDEFEIRVNIEREGIKLVFNEDIFRISDNKLCAKGKVYVICLLNGKLTKGEVFDDLFKKYLNV from the coding sequence ATGAAAAACTATATTTACTCTTTAGCTTTAAAGGTAAGAGATTATGAATGCGATATTCAGGGAGTTGTAAACAATTCGGTATATCAGAATTATCTGGAACATGCACGACATGAATTTCTGGAATCGATTGGAGGTAATTTTAAAAAGTTGCATGAAGAAGGAATTGATGCAATGGTATCGCGCATTGAGATTGATTATAAAACCTCTTTAACAAGTGGCGATGAATTTGAAATTCGTGTGAATATTGAGCGTGAAGGAATAAAACTTGTATTTAATGAAGATATTTTTAGGATATCAGACAATAAGCTTTGTGCCAAAGGGAAAGTTTACGTGATTTGTCTATTGAACGGAAAATTGACAAAAGGAGAGGTTTTTGACGATTTATTTAAAAAATATTTAAACGTATGA